The Pantoea phytobeneficialis genome has a segment encoding these proteins:
- the mglB gene encoding galactose/glucose ABC transporter substrate-binding protein MglB — MNKKVFTLTALVASMMFGATAHAADTRIGVTIYKYDDNFMSMVRKDIESEAKKVGGVQLLMNDSQNDQSKQNDQIDVLMAKGVKALAINLVDPAAAAVVIDKAKANDVPVVFFNKEPNAKVLASYDKAYYVGTDSKESGVIQGKLIEKHWKATPAWDLNKDGEIQFVLLKGEPGHPDAEARTKYVIDTLNKDGIKTQQLAMDTAMWDTAQAKDKMDAWLSGPNSKKIEVVIANNDAMAMGAVEALKAHNMTSIPVFGVDALPEALALIKSGALAGTVLNDAENQAKATLDMAKNLADGKPATEGTNFKMVDKIVRVPYVPVDKENLSQFVK; from the coding sequence ATGAATAAGAAGGTTTTCACGCTCACAGCACTGGTTGCCAGCATGATGTTTGGTGCAACTGCTCACGCCGCCGATACCCGTATTGGCGTGACCATTTACAAATATGACGACAACTTTATGTCCATGGTGCGTAAGGACATTGAGAGTGAAGCGAAGAAAGTGGGCGGCGTGCAGCTGCTGATGAATGACTCGCAGAATGACCAGTCAAAACAGAACGACCAGATTGACGTGCTGATGGCCAAAGGCGTGAAAGCTTTGGCGATCAACCTGGTAGACCCGGCGGCAGCGGCGGTGGTGATTGATAAAGCCAAAGCGAATGATGTGCCGGTGGTGTTCTTCAACAAAGAACCGAACGCGAAAGTGCTGGCCAGCTATGACAAAGCCTACTACGTGGGTACTGACTCCAAAGAGTCTGGCGTTATCCAGGGCAAACTGATTGAGAAACACTGGAAAGCGACTCCGGCGTGGGATCTGAACAAAGATGGCGAAATCCAGTTTGTGCTGCTGAAAGGCGAACCGGGCCACCCGGATGCGGAAGCCCGTACCAAATACGTTATTGATACCCTGAACAAAGACGGTATCAAAACCCAGCAGTTAGCGATGGATACCGCGATGTGGGACACCGCACAGGCGAAAGATAAGATGGACGCCTGGTTGTCTGGCCCTAACTCTAAGAAAATCGAAGTGGTAATCGCCAACAACGATGCGATGGCAATGGGTGCGGTTGAAGCACTGAAAGCACACAACATGACCTCTATCCCGGTGTTCGGTGTTGACGCCCTGCCGGAAGCCCTGGCGCTGATCAAATCTGGCGCGCTGGCTGGTACGGTGCTGAACGATGCGGAAAACCAGGCCAAAGCTACGCTGGATATGGCGAAAAACCTGGCTGACGGCAAGCCAGCGACTGAAGGTACCAACTTCAAGATGGTTGATAAGATCGTCCGTGTTCCTTATGTACCGGTAGATAAAGAAAATCTGTCCCAGTTTGTGAAGTAA